CCGTCAGCATCTCGGGGCGGCGTGCAATGCGCTGGGTACTCACGTAGCCACTATATTCGATCGTAGGCGTGATGTTGCCTTTGGGTCGGCGCGTGGTGATGAGGATAACGCCATTCGTGCCACGCGTGCCGTAAATAGCAGCAGCCGAGCCATCTTTCAGCACATCAATGCTTTCGATGTCCTCGGGTGCTACGGTATTCAGAGTGCCTGGAATGCCATCAATCAAGATCAGCGGCTGCGTACTAGAGTTTAGCGTGGTCGTACCACGTAATACTATTTGGCTGTTAGCGGTAGGGTCGCCGCTGGGCGTGCTCACCGTGAGGCCTGCCACTTTGCCTTGCAGCAACTGGCCTGCATCCTTGGTAGCTCCTTTGATAAAACTTTCCTCCTTCACGCTTGCTACCGAACTGGTCAGGTCGGCGCGACGCTGGGTGCCGTAACCCACCACCACCACGTCGCCGAGGGCCTTGGCATCGGGTTGCAGCGTCACGTTGATAACGGACCGGCCGCCAATAATTACCTCTTGGGCCGCGGAGCCCACAAAGCTGAATACCAACACGGCGTTAGCAGGGGCCGAAAGCGAGTAGTTACCCTCCGCATCAGTCTGGGTGCCATTAGTCGTGCCTTTCACTACCACGTTCACGCCAGGTAACGCCGCACCTTGGTTGTCAATTACCCGACCCTTCACAGGGCCGTCCGCTTGGAAGATAGGCTTGATCAGGCGAGCCGCCGCCAAGCTTTCGTTAGGCATTGTCACCGACATCCCACAGAGAGAAGCAGCCAACACGAAGCTATTAGCGTGAGGTAAGGGAATTTTCATACGCGGAGTATTAGGTGAGGGAAAAGGATAAGAGGCAAGGCACTAAGAGCTTTCTGTTTTACACAATCGATTGTGCAGTTGAGAAGCTTCAGAAAGGAGGCGCAACAAGGCAGAGACTAGGTGCTAGGCACTGCTATAACAGCACAGTGCCTAGCTACTCAGAAAGGGTCCTTATTTGTTGACTACTGCTTCGGTGATGGGCTGACTGATGATGTCAACGTCGGTCACGCGCTGGGGAAACCACACCGTCATTTCACCCTTGCCGCGGTTAGCCCAGGCATAATAGGGGATGGCCGTCATGGTTTGCTGCACGGTGCTGATGGTGTTGGCAGCGGCATCCACTTTCACGGTGGGCACAGTAGCGGTTAGCTCCATCACGCCATTCAGCACGTCAGGCTTGTAGGCAGCGGCGAAAGAGGTAGTAGTGGGCACGATGAGGTTGCTGGTTTTACCGGCATTGTCCTTCCACTCAGCGCAATAGATAACGGGTCCGCGCTGCAAGGCTACCTTATCTAGGTCGTCTTTTACTTTCGCATTAGCCACTACTTGGCGCACTTCCATGGGGAGTGTTACTTCCACCACGTCGTTCTTACGCCACTTCTTTGCCAGCACCGCATAGCCCTTCTGCACCGTGTAAGTCACAGGTTTGCCGTTGATCTTGATGCTTACTTTCTCCTGCGAAGGTGCCGCAAACGCGTACAAATCCGACGGCATGGCCTCGTTGCGCGCCCAGCCTGGGATGCGCACCAGCAGGTTGAAGTCGGAAGTAGCAGCGGGATTTACCGTGAACTTCAGGCCTCCGTCCCAGGGGTAGTTGTTCTGCTGGGTGAGCTGTACCTTCTTCTTATTGACAAGCAAGTCGGTGCTACCGCTCACAAACAGGTTGACGTACACATCGTTACCTTTTTGGGCGTACACGTAGCCGGGCAAAGAAGGGAACAACCGGGCTAGGTTAGTCGGGCAGCACGAGCACTCAAACCAGCCCGCGCGCGCCGGCTCGGTCTGGGCAAAGCTGAAGCTGTTTTTGATCTGCATGGCGTTGGAGTAGAAGAAGGACTTGCCATCTAACCCCACGCCGGAAAGCAGCCCATTATAGAGCACCTTCTCCATAATGTCGGCGTACTTCGCGTCGCCGTGCAATTGGAACATGCGTTGGTTCCAGTAGATATCCGCCACCGAGGCGCACGTCTCGTTGTAGGCAGTATTGTTGGGGAGTTCGTAGTTTCCCCCAAACCGTTCGCCACCGGGCACGGCACCGGTGCCGCCCGTTACGTAGAACTTCTTAGTTACCATGTTGTTCCAGATGCTGTCTACCGAAGCTAGCATCCGTTTGTCGCCGGTGAGGGCAGCTACATCCGCCATGGCGGAGTAGAGGTATTCGGCGCGCACGGCGTGACCAATGGCCTCGCGCTGGTCGTACACCGACTTATCATCTTGCCAGTAGGAGCCGTTTTTCCATACGTCCTTGCTCTTAGGGTCGTAGCCTTTATACTGCCCTCTCGCTTCCAGGAAAAACTTGGCGGTGCTCAAGTACTCGGGTTTACCAGTCACGCGGTAGAGCTTCACGAGGCCCATTTCCACAATCTCGTGGCCGGGGGCTACGCTGCGCTTGCCGGGACCGAATACGGAGCAGACTAAATCCGCATTCTTGAGGGCAATGTTGAGTAGGTTTTTCTTGCCAGTAGCCTGATAATGAGCCATCGCTGCTTCGTAGAGGTGGCCCGAATTATACAACTCGTGGCTTAGCTCACGCTCTCTCTCCCAGCGCTCCTTGCCGGCCCACGGGTGCGGGTGCGCCGGATCGATGGTGCGGGCTGTATAGAGGTAACCATCAGGCTCTTGCGCAGCGGCTACTTTGGTAATTAGGGCATCTACGTATTCTCCTAGCTTCTCATCCGGGTACAAGCTCATAGAGTACGATGCGCCCTCAATGGTCTTGTAGATATCGGTGTCGTCGAAGGGGAAGGTGGTGGCGAACTTGCCCTGCTTGGCCGCTGCCATTTCGAAGTTCTTCACCCGATTAGTGGCCTCGCAGCGCTGAAACGACGCCGGGATGGTCACGTCGGTGTTGGTCTTGAGGCGCGGCAGCCAGAAGTTGTCCGTCAGCTTGACTTTCGTGAATGACACCGCCTGGATGGGATAATCCGTGTTCTGGGCCAGCGCGGCAGTCGTTAGGCCTAGGGCTAGGGTTGTAAGAACGAGCTTGCTCATGAATGCAAGAGAGAAATGGGGTTGAGGTGGGTGCCTGCTAGAAGGTGCAGGGTGCGCGTAAGGCAGGTGCGACGAGAGCAGAAGCCGATAGATTAAAACTCAATGGTCGGCTATCGAGGTCTTGTACAAACATATCAGATAATAACACATTGCGCAAACGATTGAGCAAAAAAATTAGCAAACGTTTGTGTTAGCACAAGACATGTTTATTCGGCATAGTAAACAGTTGGTAGCTTTGACGTTATGGAGATGGTTTAGTTTAGTCGCACTTAGGTCCTATTACTATGGTAGGTTCTGGTCACTGATACCAGCCTAGCTGATTATTCCTTAGGTTTACTTAGGGAGATGTTGCGGTGCCTTCTCCTATAACCAATACAACCAATCTGATCTTGAGCAAAGAGACGAAGCCGACTTCCATAACTGACTTGGCTAAGCAACTAGGGTTATCCGTGTCTGGCGTTTCGCGGGCGCTGAACAATGACCCGCGCATCAGCGCGGCCACGAAGCAACGGGTGCAGGAGCTAGCTCGGCAGATGAACTATCAGCCGAATCACCTAGCAGCCGGATTGCGCAAGGGCAAAAGCAAGCTGCTGGGCGTCATCGTGCCCTACATCGACGGGCGCTTTTTTGCCATCGTTATCAGGGGCATCGAACTGGCAGCCAGTCAGGCCGGTTTCAACGTTGTGATCTGCCAATCGAACGAGGACGTGGTGCACGAGCGGCAGAACATCGAAACGCTGCTCAGTGCGCAGGTTGAAGGCATTCTGGTGTCATTGTCGCGCACGACCCACGATTTCGCGCACTTCGAGAAGGTGCAGCAGCGCGGTATCCCGCTGGTGTTCTTCGACCGGATTCTGTTGGGCACGGAGGTTAATGCGGTACTGCTCAACGATTACGCTGGAGGCTTCCTCTCCACCGAACACCTCATTGGGCAAGGCTGCCGGCACATCGGGCACTTCGCCGGCCCGCAGCACCTAGGTATCTACAAGCACCGCCGGCAAGGATACCTCGATGCGCTGCAAAAACACGGCTTGCCCACGTCGGAAGAGCTGATTGTGTACTGCGACACTATGACGGTGGAAACCGGCCGGCAGGCCGCAAAGCAACTCTTGCACTTGCCGGAGCGCCCCGACGCTATTTTCTCCTCCAGCGACGC
This Hymenobacter sp. GOD-10R DNA region includes the following protein-coding sequences:
- a CDS encoding glycoside hydrolase family 127 protein, with the protein product MSKLVLTTLALGLTTAALAQNTDYPIQAVSFTKVKLTDNFWLPRLKTNTDVTIPASFQRCEATNRVKNFEMAAAKQGKFATTFPFDDTDIYKTIEGASYSMSLYPDEKLGEYVDALITKVAAAQEPDGYLYTARTIDPAHPHPWAGKERWERERELSHELYNSGHLYEAAMAHYQATGKKNLLNIALKNADLVCSVFGPGKRSVAPGHEIVEMGLVKLYRVTGKPEYLSTAKFFLEARGQYKGYDPKSKDVWKNGSYWQDDKSVYDQREAIGHAVRAEYLYSAMADVAALTGDKRMLASVDSIWNNMVTKKFYVTGGTGAVPGGERFGGNYELPNNTAYNETCASVADIYWNQRMFQLHGDAKYADIMEKVLYNGLLSGVGLDGKSFFYSNAMQIKNSFSFAQTEPARAGWFECSCCPTNLARLFPSLPGYVYAQKGNDVYVNLFVSGSTDLLVNKKKVQLTQQNNYPWDGGLKFTVNPAATSDFNLLVRIPGWARNEAMPSDLYAFAAPSQEKVSIKINGKPVTYTVQKGYAVLAKKWRKNDVVEVTLPMEVRQVVANAKVKDDLDKVALQRGPVIYCAEWKDNAGKTSNLIVPTTTSFAAAYKPDVLNGVMELTATVPTVKVDAAANTISTVQQTMTAIPYYAWANRGKGEMTVWFPQRVTDVDIISQPITEAVVNK
- a CDS encoding LacI family DNA-binding transcriptional regulator; translation: MAKQLGLSVSGVSRALNNDPRISAATKQRVQELARQMNYQPNHLAAGLRKGKSKLLGVIVPYIDGRFFAIVIRGIELAASQAGFNVVICQSNEDVVHERQNIETLLSAQVEGILVSLSRTTHDFAHFEKVQQRGIPLVFFDRILLGTEVNAVLLNDYAGGFLSTEHLIGQGCRHIGHFAGPQHLGIYKHRRQGYLDALQKHGLPTSEELIVYCDTMTVETGRQAAKQLLHLPERPDAIFSSSDAAVAGALQVLEEHGLRVPQDVALAGFSNEMFTSLTKPMLTSVDQRCEQMGEAAVRLFMQLRQEKGSAVPQHVVLEPELCVRASSLRT